The window CGGAAAGTGTGGATGAACTGGTGAACCGGTTCCGGGGAGAGGGCTTTGGGGTGAGTACCGTAGGATGCTGCGGGAGAAGCGGAGAACGAACCATTCTGTTTGTTTTATTAGGTAGAAAAAACCTGAAAATTGCCTTGAAGATTCTGGATGAGGTTCAGGAGGGCATCTTCTTTAATATCTCGGATGCCCGGGCAGTCCGGGGAGGTGTTTTTCCGGGCCCCAAAAGCCGGCTGTTAAAATCAAAATAAAACCTTCGTATAACTTTACCCCCTTTGAGCATACTAAAACATGTATGCTCAAAGGGAGGTGGCACCGGTGGATATGGCCTTAACCTACGTCTGGCGCACGGTGATAATCTATTTTTCGGTTCTGGTTATCGTTCGTTTAATGGGGAAAAGGGAGATCGGCCAACTCTCTTCCTTTGATTTTGTCGTAGCCATTATCTTGGCTGAATTAGCGGCCATCCCTATGGAATCGGAAAAAATCCCCATCTGGCACGGCATTGTTCCCATTGCCACCCTGGGCCTGCTGGAAGTAACCTTTTCCTATCTAACTCTGCTCAACCGCCCCCTGCGTAAGATCGTCTACGGATCCCCCCAGGTGATTATTGAAAACGGGAAACTTTTAAAGCATGAAATGAGGTCCTCCCGGTATAACCTGGATGATCTTTTGAGTCAACTAAGAGAAAAGGGCTATCCCAACATGGAGGACGTGGAATACGCCATCCTGGAGACATCCGGAAAATTAAGCGTTATTCCCCGTTCCCAAAAGAGGCCGGTAACGCCCGAAGACCTGGGCATTCCCACTCCCTATGAGGGATTGCCAACGGTTCTAGTTATGGATGGGGATGTACTGGAGGAAAATTTACAAAAAGTAAATTTAACCGAAGCCTGGTTAAAGGAAAAATTGGCGGAAAGAGGCTTTCATCCCAAAAAGGTTTTGCTGGCCACCTTAAATACCAACGGCCAGTTATTAATTGATTGTCAAAATGACGACCGGCAAAAATAATCTCTGAATATGGAAATAAAAGAAGGAAAATGCAGCTATAGCTAGAAATAACCTATAAAGATTTGCTGATAATACTTTGCAACCATGGATGATATTAGAGAAAGAAGTTGGTTGCGGTGTTTAACCTTGGCCGCAGGGAGCAAGCGGTTCTCTTTATTTTTATGGCAGTCCTTTTATTCACTGCCGGTTACCGGCTGGCGGCCCGGGATAAGGGGCCGGCGGAACCCACTGTGCTTTCGGAAAACAACCAAAGGGAACAGCAGGAAACCGGTCCGGTGGTTTATGTGGTGGGAGCGGTGGAAAAGCCCGGGGTTTACAAACTGCCTCCCGGAAGCAGAGTAAACGACGCCCTGAAGCTGGCCGTACCTCTGCCCGAAGCGGACTTAACTTTGTTGAACCTGGCCATGGTTTTAAAAGATGAGCAAAGGCTGGCGGTGGCCTTCCAGGCTGAAGCCTCAGAGCCGGAGACCGTGCCCCAGGCCGCCCCGGAGGGCCTGAGTCAACCTGCGGGACAAGCGGTGATGCTGAAGAAAACCACTGCTGTATCCGCCAACTCAGGACTGATTAATATTAACACAGCCGATGAAACGGAGTTGGACCGTTTGCCTGGAATCGGTCCGGCCCTGGCGTCCAGGATTATTCAATACCGGGAGATCAACGGCTCCTTTCAGTCCATTGAGGATATAAAAAATGTCTCAGGCATCGGAGATAAAAAATACGCGGACCTCCAATCCCTGATTACGGTGCAGTGATAAAAGAGATTGGATTTTAAATCGTTGACTGGGAAGTGAACCAATGGAAGCATCTTTACTGGCCCAACTGATACGGTTGCAGGCCCTTGAACAAAGCCTTAACAGCAGCGCGGTAGACCGGCAGGAAAGCAGCAGCAGATTTACCCTGATGCTGGCCCGGGTTATGGCAGCAGAAAAGGGAACCACGGCCAATCTGGGGTGGAATCTAAATTCAACCCTGCAAATGGCCGAGGTGCCCTACCGGTATCAATCGAAGGTCCGGGCTTCTGCCAAAACGGCTGCAGCCGCCTTTCAGGCAGCCAGCGGCACCGGCGAATATGAAGCCCTGATGGAACGGACAGCCCTTAAATATGGCGTTGATCCGGATCTCTGCAAGGCGGTGGCCAAAGCCGAGTCCGGCTTTAATCCTCTGGCTACCTCCAAAGCCGGAGCCATGGGTTTAATGCAGCTAATGCCCGGTACGGCCAAAAGCCTGGGTATCGACAATCCCTACGATCCGGAGCAGAATGCCGATGGGGGCGTCCGTTACCTGAAAACCATGCTGCAAAAATATCAGGGGGATGTAAAGCTGGCTCTGGCGGCGTACAATGCCGGGCCTGGAGCGGTGGACAAGCACGGCGGCGTGCCGCCTTACCGCGAAACCCTGAATTATGTTGCAAAGGTTTCCGGTTATCATCAATTGTATCTGGGTGGTTAAAATATGACCCATCGTCCCTTAATGACGCTGATTCTGGCCCTGGCGGCAGGAATCCTGGCGGCAAATGTTTATCCCGTCCATTCCGCCGTTGCGCTGGCAATTGCGGCCGTGGCCTTGACGGCAGCAGGGGTAGGACTTTGGAAGGCCTGGCGTTACAACGCGCGGGTCTTTTTTTGTGCCTTTCTTTTGTTGGGTTTCGCCTTAACCCAGATCCAATTTTCCATAGTCCAGACCTCCCTGCTCTCTTTTAAAGACAAGGCTGTAAAAATAACCGGGCAGGTCATTGATCGCCCGGATGTGCGGTTTGACGGCGTCTTTTATAAGGTTCAAGTCAGTGAAGTGACCCATAATAACCGTACCCAACCGGCGGGCGGAGTCCTCCGGGTCAAAATTCGCGGACAGGAAAGGGTATTTCAGTATGGGGATTGGCTTACCTTTTCCGGGGTACTTCGTATACCGGACCCGCCCGGAAACCCGGGAGCCTTTGATTACCGTTCCTGGCTCACCCGGCAGGGAATCACCGGCATCGTGAATGTAAAAAGCCCCCGAGAAGTTACGGTGCTGGGAAACCAAGGCCGTTCCCTTCGGCAAGGCGCCTTTGGGATTCGTGACAGACTGGAGCAGATCTTTGACCGAACCATGACCCAAACCCAGGCGGCGGTACTGAAAGGCATGATTTTTGGCACCCGGGGAGAAATACCGCCTGAGGTGGACGCAGCCTTCGTGGAATCGGGATTGGTTCACATCCTCAGTGTGAGCGGCTTTCATATCGGTTTGGTGGCCGGTCTAGTCTTAATTCTGCTCCGGATATTCAGGATAAACAAAGGGTTTCATGCGCCGGTTGCCATTCCGCTGCTGCTTTTTTATGCCGTCATGACCGGCATGGGACCGGCCGTGGCCCGGTCCACCTTCATGGCCATCCTGCTGCTGCTGGCCCATCACTTTGGACGAGAACAGGACTGGCCCACTACCCTGGCCGCGGCAGCGGGAATTCTTTTAATCCTAAACCCCCTTACTCTTTTTGACATCGGCTTTCAGCTTTCTTTTCTGGCCACCTGGGGACTGCTGTACCTTACTCCGGTATTGACAGCCGGAATACCCCGTCTGCCGCAGCCCCTTTCCCTGCTGGTTATGGTGCCTCTGGCGGCCCAATTAGCAACCCTTCCCCTGGTGGTATTTTACTTTAACCTGGTGTCTCCGGTTTCCATCCTGGCCAATGTACTGACCACCCATCTGATCGCCCTGATCATGTTCTTTGGCGGGGTTTCCCTGCTGCTGGGCTCCCTTTATCTGCCCCTGGCCGCTGTTACTGCCGGGGGAACGGGGTTATTAACGGATTTCTTTCTGAAATTGGTGGCTTGGTGTACTTCCATTCCCGGAGCGGCTTTTTATATTCCGGCACCGTCCTTAGGAGGAATTTTGCTGTACTATGCTCTCCTTATCGCTGGGGTGGAGTTGCTGCGGCGGCCCCAATGGCAGGCCGGATTGAAGGAAATGCTGTTTTACAACGGAACGAAAGTTCTGCGGAAAAGGGCGATTATGGCCGGCGCAGTCCTAATTTTTGTCCTGTTTCTATGGCTCCTTTGGCCCCATTCCCAACGGCTGGAGGTGCATTTTATCGATGTAGGACAGGGGGACAGCGCCCTGATTATTACTCCGGACCGGCGAACCATGCTGGTTGATGCGGGCGGCTGGCGGGAAGAACTGACTACCGGAAGAGGGGCCGGTCATTACGTGGTATTGCCTTACCTGCACCGTTTAGGCATCAATAAATTGGATACGCTGGTTATCACCCATCCCCATGAGGACCACGCAGGCGGGGCGAAGGCCTTGATCCGCTCCATGGAAGTGGGTGCGGCGCTGGTTTCCCCCTATGGCTTGGAGCAAGAAGATAAAGCGGATCAGGGCTACGATCTGCTCCTTCAGGATATGAAGGATCGAGGGATTAAAATCTATCCGGTCCGAGAGGGAAACGCCCTGAACATTGATCCGGCAGTCACGGTGAGAGTCATCTCCCCGGGAGAACTTTTTAAAAATACCCGTTCAGACGCCAACAACAACAGCCTGGTGCTGCTGCTCAACTTTCGGGGACGCACAGTACTGTTAACGGGAGATACAGAGGTAGAGGCTGAAGAGCATATCCTCCGGGAGAATAAGAATTTACAGGCGGAAATTCTCAAAGTACCCCATCACGGAAGCGGCTACTTTTATCCGGAGTTTTTTTCCAGTATCAGGCCCCGGGCCGCCGTTATCTCTGCCGGAGCCAACAACTCCTTCGGCCATCCGGCTCCAAACACTTTAAAGGCGCTGGAGGAGATCCACTGTCCGGTTTACCGGACCGACCTGGACGGAGCCGTGATCTTTTCAACGGATGGGGAGAAATGGCAGGTTATAACGGGAAAATAAACGAAGGAGCAGACCCAATTATTTTTGGGCCATCCTTCGTTTATTTTGAAATCACTATAGGTAGGCTAGGACAAACGGCTATTTAAAATCAACCATTGGTTGATTTTCAGGTATATATACAACGAATGCTCGATGGTTTCAAGGAGTGATCAGAGATATAATTTAACCTATAGTACCAATAACTTTTCAGAGGTGATTGCCCTGTTTAATAAAAAAATTTTTGGAAAGCGGATTGCATTACTGCGCAAGGAAAACGGGTATACCCAGGAACAGTTGGCAGAAATCCTTCATGTCACCGGCCAGGCGGTCTCGAAATGGGAAAAAGGCAATGCATTGCCTGATACAAGCTTCTTGCCTCTTTTAGCTGGAGTATTGAAGACATCCATTGACCGATTGCTTACCGGGGAAGAGATAGCGGGGAAAACAAGTCCTTATGACCAAGAGTACATTAAAGAAGAATATTATTGGGGGTTAAAGCATTCAATGCTCGCAGAAATGACCGTGAACTTGTGTGATAAATTAAAATACGGCAGTCGTCTACTGGACATTGGCAGTGGAGAAGGAAGGGATTCAATTTATTTTGCGAAGTGCGGCTTTGTCGTTGATGCATTAGAAATTTCTTTACCCGGTATAGAGAAAATTAAACAATACAGTAATTCGGAAAGTTTACCCATTCATGCGCTTCATACGAATATGATTGATTATGAAATGGATCATTATTATGATGTTATTTACTCTATGGGAGCATTACAGTTTTTACCGATTGGAAAACGACAGCAGCATTTTGAGAGCTATAAAAAGCATACCTCTATTGGCGGCCTAAATGCTCATCTTGTTTTTGTAGAAAAACCCTTTATCCCAACTGCTCCTGATTGGCAAAAAAATGAGTTCTTTTATAGGTCAGGCGACTTGGCGGGATATTATTATGATTGGCAAATTATCTATTGTGAGGAGCAAATTGTTGATTGTAAGTCTGGAAATAGCCCGCATCAGCATGCGATAAGCTCCATTATTGCTAAAAAGATATGAATACACAAGGACAATCCTGCATATATCTTAAAGTAGATAAACCTCGGCAACTCTGATGAGTACCGGGGCTTATCTATTTTAAACCGTTGCCAATTCAAATTTGAGCGAAGTTGCTACAAGGTAAAGCAGTTTTCATTATGGTATATTCTTCTCCTTATAGGTAGGCTAGAAACGGTCTGAAGCAACTGCTTGAGACTAAAAAAGACGTGTTTCAAATCCTTATAGGTAGGCTAGAAACTTCTCTCCAGTTCGTCTTTATCTCTGCCTGTGACCAGTTTCAAATCCTTATAGGTAGGCTAGAAACCTGCTGATATTCATCGTCTCTGGCGCAGAACATACTGGGTTTCAAATCCTTATAGGTAGGCTAGAAACAGTGAATTTATAACACTTTGGACTATTTACAAACAAGTTTCAAATCCTTATAGGTAGGCTAGAAACACGGGCAATACAGGCTTCACAGACTGGGTGTTTATAGAGTTTCAAATCCTTATAGGTAGGCTAGAAACGTCTATAGTAAACCAAACTCCTGTTTATTTATCTTTGTTTCAAATCCTTATAGGTAGGCTAGAAACTTAGCCATTGGCGGCATTCCTCCTTAATATCCCGGTTTCAAATCCTTATAGGTAGGCTAGAAACTGGTGCCAAGTAGAGTTAGGACAATTGGTGCACAGTTGTTTCAAATCCTTATAGGTAGGCTAGAAACCAACGAATTCGGCCATCTCCTCGCGGCTGTCCTTGGTTTCAAATCCTTATAGGTAGGCTAGAAACGGGTGTTCTCTCCAACCAAAGCCAGAAGATACCCAAGTTTCAAATCCTTATAGGTAGGCTAGAAACCCAAACCTTTATTTTGCCTTCATCGTCTATTTCAGTTTCAAATCCTTATAGGTAGGCTAGAAACTATCTGAGGCCTTGAATAACCTAAGTTTCCCATAGGATAGTTTCAAATCCTTATAGGTAGGCTAGAAACAACAATTCGCCAGGCAAGAACCATTTTAGAGATTGCGTTTCAAATCCTTATAGGTAGGCTAGAAACCAAGGGCTATTTTCCCTCTTTTTCCAAAAACAATTCATGGTTTCAAATCCTTATAGGTAGGCTAGAAACGGCCGAGGGATTTGGCCCGGAAAACGGATATATCTGTTTCAAATCCTTATAGGTAGGCTAGAAACGTATGTGTTGCCGTTATCCTCATGAATTTGAGCAGTTTCAAATCCTTATAGGTAGGCTAGAAACAGTTTGTATACGTAACGGACGACGAATTCGACAAAAGTTTCAAATCCTTATAGGTAGGCTAGAAACGATAAAGTTGAATTTTTGAAATCGATATCATTCCAAGGTTTCAAATCCTTATAGGTAGGCTAGAAACTATTTTATGGAACAGCGAAACAGAGACGGTTACGCTACGGTTTCAAATCCTTATAGGTAGGCTAGAAACAACTCTAGCAGATACCGCCAAGACCCAGCAACAAATGTTTCAAATCCTTATAGGTAGGCTAGAAACTTCTCATGAAAGCAAAAAATAAAGAAGAGATTGACCATAGTTTCAAATCCTTATAGGTAGGCTAGAAACGAACTGGCTTCCCAAAAAGCTGTAACTGAAGCAATTGAGTTTCAAATCCTTATAGGTAGGCTAGAAACGAAAGATGGGTCACATCAAGTACCGATCCCCCGGTGTAGGTTTCAAATCCTTATAGGTAGGCTAGAAACCTAAGCGCTCACCTAACTGTTTTCTGCGTATATTGTAGTTTCAAATCCTTATAGGTAGGCTAGAAACACACAAGGCTTTGATTTTGGTATACTAATATCAAGAGTTTCAAATCCTTATAGGTAGGCTAGAAACTAACACATAATTATGCGATACGCAAATATAATAATTAGTTTCAAATCCTTATAGGTAGGCTAGAAACTCGGATATGACATCTGTAAAGACGAAAAGGATTATGAGGGTTTCAAATCCTTATAGGTAGGCTAGAAACCAAGGTATCTACAGATTGGATTATCCACGGAAACAAACTTGTTTCAAATCCTTATAGGTAGGCTAGAAACTTACTCCAACTCCTGTAAATACTACTGCAGAGAGGAGGGTTTCAAATCCTTATAGGTAGGCTAGAAACTAGTTCATGTTCTGTGTTTTTTGCTGCTGCTAGCATAGAGGTTTCAAATCCTTATAGGTAGGCTAGAAACCGAACAA is drawn from Desulforamulus ruminis DSM 2154 and contains these coding sequences:
- a CDS encoding DUF421 domain-containing protein, whose protein sequence is MALTYVWRTVIIYFSVLVIVRLMGKREIGQLSSFDFVVAIILAELAAIPMESEKIPIWHGIVPIATLGLLEVTFSYLTLLNRPLRKIVYGSPQVIIENGKLLKHEMRSSRYNLDDLLSQLREKGYPNMEDVEYAILETSGKLSVIPRSQKRPVTPEDLGIPTPYEGLPTVLVMDGDVLEENLQKVNLTEAWLKEKLAERGFHPKKVLLATLNTNGQLLIDCQNDDRQK
- a CDS encoding ComEA family DNA-binding protein translates to MFNLGRREQAVLFIFMAVLLFTAGYRLAARDKGPAEPTVLSENNQREQQETGPVVYVVGAVEKPGVYKLPPGSRVNDALKLAVPLPEADLTLLNLAMVLKDEQRLAVAFQAEASEPETVPQAAPEGLSQPAGQAVMLKKTTAVSANSGLININTADETELDRLPGIGPALASRIIQYREINGSFQSIEDIKNVSGIGDKKYADLQSLITVQ
- a CDS encoding lytic transglycosylase domain-containing protein is translated as MEASLLAQLIRLQALEQSLNSSAVDRQESSSRFTLMLARVMAAEKGTTANLGWNLNSTLQMAEVPYRYQSKVRASAKTAAAAFQAASGTGEYEALMERTALKYGVDPDLCKAVAKAESGFNPLATSKAGAMGLMQLMPGTAKSLGIDNPYDPEQNADGGVRYLKTMLQKYQGDVKLALAAYNAGPGAVDKHGGVPPYRETLNYVAKVSGYHQLYLGG
- a CDS encoding DNA internalization-related competence protein ComEC/Rec2; protein product: MTHRPLMTLILALAAGILAANVYPVHSAVALAIAAVALTAAGVGLWKAWRYNARVFFCAFLLLGFALTQIQFSIVQTSLLSFKDKAVKITGQVIDRPDVRFDGVFYKVQVSEVTHNNRTQPAGGVLRVKIRGQERVFQYGDWLTFSGVLRIPDPPGNPGAFDYRSWLTRQGITGIVNVKSPREVTVLGNQGRSLRQGAFGIRDRLEQIFDRTMTQTQAAVLKGMIFGTRGEIPPEVDAAFVESGLVHILSVSGFHIGLVAGLVLILLRIFRINKGFHAPVAIPLLLFYAVMTGMGPAVARSTFMAILLLLAHHFGREQDWPTTLAAAAGILLILNPLTLFDIGFQLSFLATWGLLYLTPVLTAGIPRLPQPLSLLVMVPLAAQLATLPLVVFYFNLVSPVSILANVLTTHLIALIMFFGGVSLLLGSLYLPLAAVTAGGTGLLTDFFLKLVAWCTSIPGAAFYIPAPSLGGILLYYALLIAGVELLRRPQWQAGLKEMLFYNGTKVLRKRAIMAGAVLIFVLFLWLLWPHSQRLEVHFIDVGQGDSALIITPDRRTMLVDAGGWREELTTGRGAGHYVVLPYLHRLGINKLDTLVITHPHEDHAGGAKALIRSMEVGAALVSPYGLEQEDKADQGYDLLLQDMKDRGIKIYPVREGNALNIDPAVTVRVISPGELFKNTRSDANNNSLVLLLNFRGRTVLLTGDTEVEAEEHILRENKNLQAEILKVPHHGSGYFYPEFFSSIRPRAAVISAGANNSFGHPAPNTLKALEEIHCPVYRTDLDGAVIFSTDGEKWQVITGK
- a CDS encoding helix-turn-helix domain-containing protein, giving the protein MVSRSDQRYNLTYSTNNFSEVIALFNKKIFGKRIALLRKENGYTQEQLAEILHVTGQAVSKWEKGNALPDTSFLPLLAGVLKTSIDRLLTGEEIAGKTSPYDQEYIKEEYYWGLKHSMLAEMTVNLCDKLKYGSRLLDIGSGEGRDSIYFAKCGFVVDALEISLPGIEKIKQYSNSESLPIHALHTNMIDYEMDHYYDVIYSMGALQFLPIGKRQQHFESYKKHTSIGGLNAHLVFVEKPFIPTAPDWQKNEFFYRSGDLAGYYYDWQIIYCEEQIVDCKSGNSPHQHAISSIIAKKI